The Paucidesulfovibrio gracilis DSM 16080 genomic interval ACTTCCATGAAGCTACGGACCTGCTCATCGCAGGGGTGGGCGTGCAGGGCAGCATTCTGGCTCCCAATGCCCATGTGGACGCCCAGGGCGGCGTGATCTGGGGAACCACGGTGGCTTCTTCGTGGAATGGCCCGGTGCAGCAAAACAATGCGCCCTTTACCGGCAACCTGCCCAACAACCCCGTCCCCATTCCGGGCGCGGCCTGGCTCCTCGGTTCGGCGCTGATGGGACTGGCCGGCATGCGGGTGCTGCGCTCCAGACAGCGCATCTGACGCAATACACATTCTCATGAATTCCTGGGACCGCCTCTCTTTTTCAAGGGAGGCGGTCTTCTTCGTGGTGCCGGTTGCTGGGGAACGCTTTCCGCACAAGGATAAAACGCTGTTTCTCAGATATTTTACAAAATGGTCTTTTTGTGACATAACAACGAACATCAGCAAGGCACATTCCATCGGCATGGAGCCGACGGTGTGTTTGCCTCTCGCGCCTTCTACGCCCACACAACATGATCGCGGCAAAATGGAACGCGGCGGAAGCTTGCAGATTGCAACAGCCCGCTTACGTTTCCATTACGATCAAGTCGCGTTCACACTATGCCGCAACACGGCATACAGCAGGGTGTTTGATTCCGCAGTGCGGATCAGCGCGAGTTCTGAACCCGAACCAGGAGGAATTCTATGCTTCGTTTCCGGAGACCCGCTGTTTTTCTTTCCACGCTGTTGTTGTTGGTTTCGTTGCTGTCCACGGCATCCGCCGGGGCCGCGGAACCTGTTCGTTTCGCTGTTCCGCCGTGGCCCGGCGTAACGGTCAAGAGCACCGTGGTTTGTCAGTTGTTGGAAGCCCTGGGATATGAAACACACCAGGAAGAGATCGGCCCGGTCATCGCTTACAACAGCATGGGTCTCGACGAAGTTGATGTCTGTCTGGCGGGGTGGACCCCGCAGCAAAACCCCATGCTGGAGCCGCTTCTCGAAAAGGGAACCCTGGAGCTGCTGCATGAAAACCTCGGCGACGCGTTGATCGGATTGTGCGTGCCTGAATACACCTATGAAGCCGGTGTTCACAGCATTGCGGATCTGGACGCGCATGCCGACAAATTCAATAATACCATCTACAACATTGAAGCCGGTAGCGGCATGCACACGTCCGTTGCCGAGATTATTGAAAACGATGTGGCCGGGCTTGGAGACTGGGAGCAAATCGGCAGCACCACGCCCATGATGCTCACGCAGGTCGGCGACATGATGAAAAACGGGGAATGGGCTGTTTTTGGTTGCTGGAAGCCCCACTGGATGAACGTTGTCCTGGATATGAAGTATCTGGAAGCGGTGCCCGGTTCCGAGGTGCTGGTGACCACGTCCAAGGTCTACACCGTGGTGCGCACCGGTTTGGATAAGGATATGCCCGAGGTCTATGCCTTTCTGAAGCGGTTTGAGGTTCCTTCCTCGGTGCAGGATGGATGGATCTATGCCTACGGGTATAAAAAACAGCCCGTGGAAGAAGTGGCCCGTGAGTGGATCGTCCAGAACATGGACCTGGTCCAGCCGTGGTTCGAGGGGCTGCACAGCGTGGACGGCAAGCCCGCGTCGGACGTCCTGAGCGCCGCGTTTGCCCAATAACCGCACCCATTCCCGGTAACGGGTACCAATGGAAAAGCCCCCGAAGCGACGATTCGTTTCGGGGGCTTTCTGTAAGGAATGAGCGTGATGAGGGAATGGCGCTCAAGAACGGTTCCGGCGGAGCGGGGCAAAATTCCGGACGGGCTAGCCCAGCAACACCTTGGCAATTTTATCCAGTGAATCGGCGAGGACGTCGTCGCTTACGGCGTAGGAGATGCGTGCGCAACGGTCGTCGCCAAAGGCCGATCCCGGAACCAGGGCAACGCCGGCCTCTTCCAGCAGCTTGGTGCAAAGCGTGGTGGAATCCGTAATATCCCCTTTGTACAGTGCGTTCAGCACGGGGAAGACATAGAACGCGCCATTGGGTTTGGGGCAGGTCACCCCCGGCCAGGAGCCGAGCGTTTCCAGAATGTAGTCGCGCCGACGTGCGAACGCCTCGGTCATCCGGTCCAGAACGTCCCAGGAACCGTTGAATGCGGCCAGAGCCGCGTATTGGGTCACGGAGTTGATGTTGGAGGTGGACTGTCCTTGAATCTTGGACATGCCTTTGATCAGTTCCGGATGCGCCAGAGCGAACCCCACGCGCATGCCCGTGAGGCAGAAGCTTTTGGAAAGCGCGTTGACCACGGCCACATGTTCCGGGTTCCGCTGCCAGAACGGGGACAACGAGGCGGGCGCGGCCGGTGCGTAGACCAGTCGATCGTACACTTCATCCGAAATGACGAAAATGTCTTTGGACACGGCCCAGGCCGCCAGCTCCTCGAGCTGCTCCTGCGTGTAGACGCCGCCCGTGGGGTTGGATGGGGAATTGAGCAGCAATACCCGGGTGTTGTCCGTGACGTGTTGTTCCAGGTCTTCCACGGTAACAAGAAAGTCGTTGTGTTCGCTGGTCGGGACCACCTTGGTCACGCCGCCGGCAAGGCTGATCATGGCCGGATAGCTGACCCAGTAGGGTCCGGGCAGCAGCACCTCATCCCCCGGGTCCAGCAGGGTCATGAACAGGTTGTACAAGGCCTGCTTTCCGCCCGCAGTACAGATGATGTGTTCAGCGTCGGCCTCGGCGCCGTAAAAGCCCTGAAAATAACCGGCCGCGGCTTTGCGCAGTTCCGGCAGGCCCGGCACCGGGGTATATCTGGTTTTGCCGTTGTCCAGTGCGTCTTTGGCGGCCTGGATCACGTGGGCAGGCGTTGAAAAGTCGGGTTCGCCAACGGCCAGGCTGACCACTTCTCGACCCTGGGCGCGCAATTGTTGCGTTTTGGCGTTGATGGTCAGGGTTGCGGACGGCTTCAGCC includes:
- a CDS encoding glycine betaine ABC transporter substrate-binding protein, with amino-acid sequence MLRFRRPAVFLSTLLLLVSLLSTASAGAAEPVRFAVPPWPGVTVKSTVVCQLLEALGYETHQEEIGPVIAYNSMGLDEVDVCLAGWTPQQNPMLEPLLEKGTLELLHENLGDALIGLCVPEYTYEAGVHSIADLDAHADKFNNTIYNIEAGSGMHTSVAEIIENDVAGLGDWEQIGSTTPMMLTQVGDMMKNGEWAVFGCWKPHWMNVVLDMKYLEAVPGSEVLVTTSKVYTVVRTGLDKDMPEVYAFLKRFEVPSSVQDGWIYAYGYKKQPVEEVAREWIVQNMDLVQPWFEGLHSVDGKPASDVLSAAFAQ
- a CDS encoding pyridoxal phosphate-dependent aminotransferase, producing MHISERIRGLKPSATLTINAKTQQLRAQGREVVSLAVGEPDFSTPAHVIQAAKDALDNGKTRYTPVPGLPELRKAAAGYFQGFYGAEADAEHIICTAGGKQALYNLFMTLLDPGDEVLLPGPYWVSYPAMISLAGGVTKVVPTSEHNDFLVTVEDLEQHVTDNTRVLLLNSPSNPTGGVYTQEQLEELAAWAVSKDIFVISDEVYDRLVYAPAAPASLSPFWQRNPEHVAVVNALSKSFCLTGMRVGFALAHPELIKGMSKIQGQSTSNINSVTQYAALAAFNGSWDVLDRMTEAFARRRDYILETLGSWPGVTCPKPNGAFYVFPVLNALYKGDITDSTTLCTKLLEEAGVALVPGSAFGDDRCARISYAVSDDVLADSLDKIAKVLLG